The Parashewanella tropica genome window below encodes:
- a CDS encoding DoxX family protein yields MFIVNYYHKFLNSIKCIEGFAPLMLRIYLAPVLIQAGYNKFEHFNNTVAWFGNPDWGLGLPLPAVMATLAIAAEMIGGVLLLIGLLTRVIAIPLMITMLVAAFSVHWENGWLAIADSGSWLAHDQVLAAAEKLEKAKEILQQHGNYEWLTSSGNFVILNNGIEFAITYFMMLFALLVMGGGRYTSIDYFIGKKFCPKVN; encoded by the coding sequence ATGTTCATCGTTAATTATTATCATAAGTTTTTAAACTCAATAAAGTGCATTGAAGGCTTCGCCCCTTTGATGTTACGCATATATCTTGCTCCGGTGTTGATACAAGCGGGATACAATAAGTTTGAACATTTCAATAACACGGTCGCTTGGTTTGGAAACCCTGACTGGGGTTTAGGGTTACCATTACCTGCAGTAATGGCAACACTTGCAATTGCTGCTGAAATGATAGGTGGAGTGCTATTGTTGATTGGTTTGCTTACAAGAGTAATAGCCATTCCATTAATGATAACCATGCTGGTGGCTGCATTTAGTGTCCACTGGGAAAATGGATGGTTAGCCATTGCAGATAGTGGTTCATGGTTGGCTCATGACCAAGTTTTGGCTGCGGCGGAAAAACTTGAAAAAGCCAAAGAGATCTTACAACAGCATGGTAATTATGAGTGGTTAACCTCTTCAGGCAATTTTGTGATACTTAATAACGGAATAGAGTTCGCTATTACTTACTTCATGATGTTATTTGCTCTATTGGTAATGGGGGGTGGGCGCTATACCAGTATTGATTACTTTATCGGTAAAAAATTCTGCCCGAAAGTAAACTAA
- a CDS encoding GNAT family N-acetyltransferase, which produces MAFLTTERLSIRRVEESDLEFIFRIVNTPGYIRFIGDNKVRTLDHARAYIMNGPKTSYQQYGFGLFHVSITSTGEAIGLCGLTKREFLPFVEIGYAYFPCYWGNGYAREAAQAIYRYGYDKLKVHRIMAVVRPDNPGSKAVLSGLGFKYIRDIMLPDEEEYMDLMG; this is translated from the coding sequence ATGGCGTTTCTGACTACCGAAAGACTTTCCATTCGTCGGGTTGAAGAATCTGATCTAGAATTTATTTTTCGTATTGTTAATACGCCAGGCTATATTCGATTCATTGGTGATAACAAAGTTCGCACATTGGATCATGCTAGGGCTTATATAATGAATGGACCAAAAACCAGTTATCAACAATATGGGTTTGGTCTTTTTCATGTCAGCATAACCTCTACGGGTGAAGCAATTGGACTTTGCGGTTTGACTAAGCGTGAATTCTTGCCTTTCGTTGAAATTGGTTATGCTTATTTTCCCTGTTATTGGGGCAATGGATACGCCAGAGAAGCGGCGCAAGCCATTTATCGCTATGGATACGATAAACTAAAAGTTCATCGGATAATGGCTGTAGTCCGCCCTGATAATCCGGGTTCAAAAGCTGTATTAAGCGGTTTAGGGTTCAAATATATCCGTGATATCATGCTGCC
- a CDS encoding NAD(P)H nitroreductase, with amino-acid sequence MNAKELLLTRQSTPRLTSPAPSEEQLQFILDAGVRVPDHAGLTPYEFIIAQGEGLERLASIYKSAAIEAGADDTVIEKASKLPFRAPMVITVVTKYSEHPKVPEVEQTITAGCCVMAMQQAAFSIGLGGIWRTGSYAFNDKVKAELGINSKDQIVGFLYLGTPAVKAPIKPNKSGTDFVRYL; translated from the coding sequence TTGAATGCAAAAGAGCTTTTATTAACTAGGCAATCAACACCTCGCTTAACTTCTCCGGCACCAAGTGAAGAGCAATTGCAATTTATTTTAGATGCAGGTGTTCGGGTTCCAGATCATGCTGGGTTGACTCCTTATGAGTTTATTATTGCTCAGGGTGAAGGTTTAGAACGACTCGCGAGCATATACAAAAGTGCCGCGATTGAAGCAGGGGCTGATGATACGGTGATCGAAAAGGCATCAAAATTACCGTTTCGAGCACCTATGGTTATTACTGTCGTTACAAAATATTCAGAACACCCTAAGGTTCCTGAAGTTGAACAAACCATTACAGCTGGCTGTTGTGTTATGGCAATGCAACAAGCCGCTTTCTCTATTGGGTTAGGTGGAATTTGGCGTACTGGCAGTTACGCTTTCAACGATAAAGTTAAAGCCGAGCTTGGTATTAATTCTAAGGATCAAATAGTAGGTTTTTTATATTTAGGTACTCCTGCTGTAAAAGCTCCGATAAAGCCTAACAAATCAGGCACTGACTTTGTGAGATATTTATAG